A genomic window from bacterium includes:
- a CDS encoding tetratricopeptide repeat protein, with protein MNQDKNNCIEPDLYTSHAAGSSLEETRAVLLGNYAGKELDPKLETILREHLTRCACCSEFVSQLQELEQFRANDMSVVHASCPPSLNMDRFLFQPEELLGGEKERISQHLKECPLCKEETDWLKNLEQPKTIPFSPPRMNWLQYASVAAALFFMTLSIILFWQRASVQQTENRLRALAVIKEPDQINYVDLKNLSVSLPEKMEILYDHGVKALQQQRFQEAIRNFELVATAHPDHSAAIYLLGYSYYQMNEPEKAFALCDRAEKIIPHSMERCLSLVHIALKTGNFGRAVQEINGLHHEAPNHPEVKALYDQITSVTRGKILKL; from the coding sequence ATGAATCAAGACAAGAATAATTGTATCGAGCCGGATCTTTATACGTCCCATGCCGCTGGCTCTTCTTTAGAAGAGACAAGAGCAGTCTTGCTTGGAAATTATGCTGGGAAAGAGTTGGATCCTAAGCTCGAAACGATCCTGCGTGAGCATTTGACGCGTTGCGCATGTTGCTCGGAGTTTGTCAGTCAACTCCAGGAGCTTGAGCAGTTTCGCGCAAATGACATGTCGGTTGTTCATGCCAGCTGTCCTCCCAGCCTCAACATGGACCGGTTTTTGTTTCAGCCCGAAGAGCTACTGGGCGGCGAGAAGGAACGCATTTCCCAGCATCTGAAGGAATGTCCACTTTGCAAAGAAGAAACAGATTGGCTGAAGAACCTGGAGCAGCCCAAAACGATTCCATTCAGTCCGCCGCGAATGAACTGGTTGCAGTACGCCTCGGTTGCGGCCGCTCTGTTTTTTATGACGCTTTCCATCATCCTGTTCTGGCAAAGAGCTTCCGTACAACAAACGGAGAATCGCCTGCGCGCGCTTGCTGTAATCAAAGAACCGGATCAGATCAATTATGTGGATCTGAAAAACTTATCGGTTTCACTTCCGGAAAAAATGGAAATTCTTTACGACCATGGCGTGAAGGCCCTTCAGCAACAAAGATTCCAGGAAGCGATTCGAAATTTTGAGCTCGTTGCAACAGCTCATCCCGATCATTCTGCAGCGATTTATTTGCTGGGATACAGCTACTATCAGATGAATGAGCCAGAAAAGGCGTTCGCTCTTTGCGATCGCGCTGAAAAGATAATCCCTCATTCGATGGAACGGTGTTTATCGCTGGTCCATATCGCTTTAAAGACCGGAAACTTTGGGAGAGCGGTTCAGGAGATCAACGGTCTTCATCATGAAGCTCCCAATCATCCCGAAGTTAAGGCGCTGTATGATCAAATCACCTCGGTTACGCGCGGTAAGATACTGAAATTGTAA
- a CDS encoding DUF4416 family protein, with protein MARPASASPAKLFVVSLHRDISILETAIKRFKAEWGETDFESEDFVFDETDYYEPEMGAGLRRRFYSFEKLISPDRIVEAKLHCNAIEEQFLRDGHRQVNLDAGYLDTYKVILASAKFGGQKIYLRDGIYADMTLTMYKGKWESFVWGFPDFKSGKYDQALRHIRELYKTQNRQGAKDAKK; from the coding sequence ATGGCCCGCCCGGCTTCAGCATCGCCCGCAAAATTGTTCGTTGTTTCACTGCACCGGGACATTTCCATTCTCGAAACTGCCATAAAAAGGTTCAAAGCCGAATGGGGAGAAACGGATTTTGAAAGCGAAGACTTTGTTTTCGACGAAACAGATTACTACGAACCTGAAATGGGTGCCGGACTCCGGCGTCGTTTTTATTCTTTCGAGAAGCTAATTTCACCGGATCGCATTGTGGAAGCAAAACTTCATTGCAACGCGATTGAAGAACAGTTCTTGCGAGACGGCCATCGTCAGGTAAATCTGGATGCAGGTTATCTGGATACGTACAAAGTGATTCTAGCCTCAGCAAAGTTTGGTGGACAGAAGATTTATCTTCGTGATGGAATCTACGCGGACATGACCCTGACCATGTACAAAGGAAAGTGGGAATCCTTCGTGTGGGGCTTCCCCGATTTCAAATCAGGGAAATACGACCAGGCTCTGCGCCACATCCGGGAGCTCTATAAGACTCAAAACCGCCAAGGCGCCAAGGACGCCAAGAAATAA
- a CDS encoding arylamine N-acetyltransferase: MQVILERFFDRYALPQSTADLRFLAQLSRAYSKLPYENVTKILKETRSSSSTEKLRRTGEVLEDHLRWTTGGTCFSLCNALQEILRHCGYDAFIAMADMHYGKNIHCAIIVRLAGARYLLDPGYLLHEPVLLSETQISHETAMNTVILRNEGNETYSLSTKETGAQKWRYRLRAIPVSPEEFEAHWIHSFSLNSMEHIMLTRLQEAGRLYYRKDRIELVRPQQRLQQKVSKDDVGTLANLFGLPADLILQAQRVLAR; the protein is encoded by the coding sequence ATGCAAGTTATTCTTGAGCGGTTCTTCGACCGTTATGCGCTTCCGCAAAGCACGGCCGATTTGCGCTTTCTGGCACAGCTCTCGAGGGCTTATTCGAAGCTGCCCTATGAAAATGTTACGAAGATATTGAAAGAAACCCGCAGCTCTTCTTCCACGGAAAAGTTACGACGGACCGGGGAAGTTCTCGAAGATCATTTGCGCTGGACTACGGGAGGCACCTGCTTTTCCTTGTGCAATGCGCTTCAGGAAATTCTGCGGCACTGCGGCTACGATGCTTTCATCGCCATGGCTGACATGCATTATGGAAAAAACATTCATTGCGCCATCATTGTTCGACTCGCCGGCGCGCGCTATCTTCTGGATCCGGGATACTTGCTGCATGAGCCGGTCCTTTTGTCGGAGACGCAGATTTCACACGAAACCGCCATGAATACCGTCATTCTCCGAAATGAGGGGAACGAAACATACTCGCTTTCTACGAAAGAAACGGGCGCGCAAAAGTGGCGATATAGACTGCGCGCGATTCCGGTTTCACCAGAAGAATTTGAAGCGCACTGGATTCACTCGTTTTCTCTCAACAGTATGGAACACATCATGCTCACGCGTTTGCAGGAAGCCGGGCGACTTTACTACCGCAAAGACCGGATCGAGCTGGTTCGACCACAACAACGGCTCCAACAGAAGGTGTCCAAAGATGATGTTGGGACCCTTGCAAATCTCTTCGGACTCCCGGCGGATTTGATCTTACAAGCGCAAAGAGTTTTAGCACGCTGA
- a CDS encoding sigma-70 family RNA polymerase sigma factor — protein MPGKLPAKMTMSAEIELLQRARSGDQLASEELFVKYLKESKSIQGLLRHSLSNPDDREEILHEIYLQLIGGQNTFRGDARLSTYIYQVARITIFQKFRKENTLKRGKIYRRISEPVDIADSEQSSPEYFYKIKQGREIISEMISRLPEAYRETLRLRILQDFSYEEIAEKLKIPLNTVSTKIHKGKRLLALAFKEKGLTEVFDL, from the coding sequence TTGCCGGGCAAATTGCCCGCCAAAATGACAATGAGCGCCGAAATCGAACTTCTTCAGCGCGCGAGATCAGGTGATCAGCTTGCTTCCGAAGAGTTGTTCGTAAAGTATTTGAAAGAATCCAAATCGATTCAGGGATTATTGCGCCATTCCCTCTCGAATCCGGACGACCGGGAAGAAATACTACATGAAATCTATTTACAGTTAATCGGCGGCCAGAATACTTTTCGTGGCGACGCGCGGTTGAGCACTTATATTTATCAGGTCGCGCGGATCACAATTTTTCAGAAATTCAGAAAAGAAAACACTTTGAAACGGGGGAAAATATATCGCCGGATTTCAGAGCCGGTGGATATCGCGGATAGCGAGCAATCCAGTCCGGAGTATTTTTATAAGATCAAGCAGGGGCGCGAGATCATTTCAGAAATGATCAGCAGATTGCCGGAAGCTTACCGGGAAACACTCCGGCTTCGAATCCTGCAAGATTTCAGTTATGAAGAAATCGCTGAAAAGTTGAAGATTCCATTAAATACAGTTTCCACAAAGATTCACAAAGGCAAAAGGCTTTTAGCGCTGGCATTTAAGGAGAAAGGGTTGACGGAAGTTTTTGACCTCTAA
- a CDS encoding ABC transporter ATP-binding protein, translating into MLRIENLVKVYPGGIAALQGINLQIGHGMYGLLGPNGAGKSTFMRILAGLLEPTAGQIFFSDINIVENPEYLWSCLGYLPQDFGFYPHLTGKEMLTYLLRLKGVEAPEGLDKLASDLLARVNLSFGAKRKVKDYSGGMRQRLGIAQAIAGEPSLIIVDEPTSGLDPEERLRFYHLLSDLSQDCTVILSTHIVEDVAVLCPRFAVIFQGRLVAETTPTRAIQELDGMIYEGMVERSKMADFYKDYFVTQTVLYEGRNRTRICVKKGGPPEGFHPVKPTLEDSYFIITRHAQSAA; encoded by the coding sequence ATGCTGAGAATCGAAAACCTGGTCAAGGTCTACCCGGGTGGAATCGCGGCTCTGCAGGGAATCAACCTGCAAATTGGTCACGGCATGTATGGGCTGCTCGGTCCAAACGGAGCCGGCAAAAGCACGTTCATGCGCATTCTTGCCGGGTTGTTGGAACCAACCGCAGGTCAAATCTTTTTTAGCGACATAAATATTGTAGAGAATCCGGAATACTTGTGGTCATGCCTCGGTTATCTTCCCCAGGATTTCGGTTTCTATCCGCATCTGACCGGCAAGGAGATGCTCACGTATCTGTTGAGGTTGAAAGGGGTAGAAGCTCCGGAGGGACTGGATAAACTCGCTTCTGATCTGCTGGCGCGCGTCAATTTAAGTTTCGGAGCAAAACGCAAAGTCAAGGATTATTCCGGTGGAATGCGCCAGCGTTTGGGAATTGCTCAAGCAATTGCCGGCGAACCGTCGTTGATTATAGTGGATGAGCCAACAAGCGGATTGGATCCGGAGGAGCGGCTTCGGTTTTATCACCTGCTTTCCGATTTGAGCCAGGATTGTACTGTGATTCTTTCTACTCACATCGTGGAAGATGTTGCCGTGCTTTGTCCGCGTTTTGCTGTGATCTTTCAGGGCCGGCTCGTTGCTGAAACCACACCAACGAGAGCGATCCAGGAGCTCGATGGAATGATCTACGAAGGAATGGTGGAACGCAGCAAGATGGCGGACTTTTACAAAGATTATTTTGTGACACAAACAGTTTTGTACGAAGGCCGAAACCGCACGCGGATCTGCGTTAAGAAAGGAGGACCTCCTGAAGGTTTTCATCCGGTGAAGCCAACTTTGGAAGATTCTTATTTCATTATTACGCGCCACGCACAATCTGCCGCATGA